GCAGCACTCTCCTGAAGCTGTAAGGGGATCTACATGGATGGTGGTCCCGGAAAGGTAAGAGAAATTTTCCAGGAGCTTTTCTCTTACAGCGTTGGCGATTTCATGCCCTTCTTCCACAGACAGTGAAGGGTCAACAGAAGCATTAATCTCTGCATGGAGCCTGTGCCCTATCCAGCGTACCCTGAGGTCTGTTACTTCACAGACGCCATCAACGCTTTCAGCAATATCCTTTACCTTATCAAGGACTTCAGGCTCAACGCCGTCAAGCAGGCGGGTAAATACGAGTTTGCTTGAGTCAAGGACTATTTTGAGAATGGCAATTGTTATCAGCATGCCTATAAGAGGGTCAAGGACCGGAAATCCTGACCACACACCGATTGCCCCTAACAGGACAGCAAGGCTGGTAAAGCCGTCCACCCTTGCATGGTATCCATCAGCAATAAGGGCAGCACTCCCGATTTCTTTTCCTACCTTCATGCGGAACTCTGCAACAATTTCGTTTCCGATACAGCCTATGATTGCTGCAAGGGCTACAGCCTGCAAATGATCTACGGGCTGAGGGTTTAAGAAGCGTGTCAGGGATTCATAGCCCGCAACTGCTGCACTGAAAAGGATGAGGATAACAATGATCACACCTGCAAGGTCTTCTGCTCTGCCATAACCATAAGAGAAGCGTTTGCTCGGCTTTTTTCTTGCCAGGGAAAAGGCGATTGCCAGGGGGATCGCTGTTGATGCGTCCCCGAAGTTATGGATGGTATCGGCAAGAAGGGCAACACTGCCCGAAATATACACAATGAAAATCTGCAGAACGGCTGTAATCATAAGTCCTATGAAAGACCATTTGACAGCCCAGAGCCCCTTGCTCGTAGTGGTTATGGAAGGGTCGACTCTACCATGTGTATGGCTGTGCCCATGGGAATGCTCATGAAAATGCGAATGCTCGTAAGAATGTATATGAGAATAAGTGTGGGAAAATATATGAGAGAGAAAATGAGAGGAGAAATGGGAATTAAAAAGCTCTTTATGCTTATGATTTTGTTTACGGGACTCTTCAGGAGCGTTTTTTTCATTATGCAGATTACTTGTGGAATTCTTTCCGGGCATTTGTCACCCTCATTTTGATTCAGTTCTCAATATTAAACTTGGCTATTGCTTTATATATAGATATTTATCTTTAAAAAAGAATTTATTATGCATCCGGTCACACATTTTTTTGGGGAAATAGCATAAAAAGGAGCTTTTTCATTTACGTCTTTTATTTTCCTACCGTTGTAAAATAACAAAAAATTGAATATTTATTACTTAAAATGGGGATCTATCGTGTATTTCAGATAAACAGACGATTCCAGGACTGATTATGCAAAGAACAGGACCTTTGAGAGGGTTCCGGCTTTTTACATCCATAAGACATGTTTGATTTTTTAATAATATACTCATCCTTAATCTTACTGATTGACATGAATGAGAAAAGAAATAATAATGCTTCAAAAATTTCTATAAAAAGGACAAACGAAAAATTATAGATTCACATTATCATATGAGCAAATATGAAAAAGAGAATCTGAAAAAGAAAAATAATCCGAAACATTAAAAATCAAACTGCGGGCGGCCACCCCACCCTAAAGGATGGGGTATGCTTCGGGCCGCCCGCCCGGTTACTCGGGGACAGATAATTAAGCATCCTCTAACAAGGTTTCATGAACATAAGTGATTGAAATTTGCCTCGGTTTCCGGTCCGATTTACGATTATTATACAAGGAAGCTATGATTTAGAGATTTAAAGAGAAAAACGAAGAGGCGAGGGTTCACTTCATCCCCTACCTAAAGGAAGGGGTATTCGTGACCCTCTGCGCTCCCGTTGTAATAAAAAAACATCTCCCGAGTTCGTTACCTTTAGAACTAAGACCTGTTATCCAGATCCATATCCTTACGTAGTTTTCGAGTTTTAATAAAAAAGGATAGAAATCAATCCACTATCTGCAAAGCGAACAGATATGCAGTCAGCTGGCGCTTATCCCCGGGTAACGTGCGTCCCGGGAGATGTCCAGCAGAATAGAAAAAGACAGATTCATGAAGACAAGAGGTGAAACAGGGAGGAAAAAGATGATTCAAACAAAAGCAATAGCCAGGGAACCTGAGATCGTGTGGGATCTCAATATCAGTAAGGATGGAAAGTCTTACCAGGAAAATTTTATTCTCTTATTTCCCAGGTACGTCAGTGCCATCGATGATGAGTGAAAGTATTTACCCTTAAAGAACTCAAAAAAGTCAACCCATTTTCAAAATCCAATATAAAAACACCTCGGGAGAAAATTCTCCCGGGCAAACCTCCATTACCCATTTAATGGCAAAAAACAGGCTTATCATGGAAACCTGAGTAATTCAGCTTTTTTAAAGTAGAATTCGAGAATTATCAAATTCATTATAACTATTCCTAAATACATCAGGTCTTTTTTCCAGTTCAGAAAAAATCAGGCCTTTTTTAAAGATATAGAGTAAATTCTCCAGAGTTAGCTTTCCGGTTTCAGAGAAGGGAAATTGAAAATAAATAAAAAGGTTGAAAGTAAGGTAAATGAGAAATTGAAAATAAATAGAAATGATGAAAATAGGGTAAAGAATGGAAGTAAAATAAAAAGGTCAAAAATGAAATGATGAAAGTGAGTTAAAAGGAAGTAAAATAAAAAGATTAAAAATAGAATTAAAGAGGAAGAAAAAAGAGAGAAACGGTTAAAAAATAAAGCCGGAGAACTCTTCCTTAAAGAGTTCAGGCAGGAACCTGTTCCTTTTTCTCCCTGTTCCAGTGGCGGTGCTGTGCAATTGCGATGGTAAAAGACTCATTAAAAGAGCTTCTGTCCCCTTCATTTCTGGCGGTCACCACCCCTTTATCGGAAACCACCTTATCAGCAGAACTCTTTCCTGCGAGTTTTATATCCGGAAGATGGGCAGCTTTAAATAATTCGACTCCTTCGCCTGTTGCACCCAGAGGCTTGCAGTGCCTGAAAGCTTCATTGACGAAGTGGATAGCGTCCCCATGCTTTTTCAGGGTTTCCACATTTTCTTTTCCTCCGGGGATGTATACAGCATCATACAGAACCGATTCTGTAGTGCGGTAATTTTTGTCAACTTCAATTTCCTGACCGTCCGAGCTCTTCAGCATGCCCTGGAATTTTGAGATAATGTCGGCTTTTGCTCCGCCGGCTTCCAGAGCCTGCATTGCCTGGCTCAGGTCTTTGTGGTCATATCCGTCCGCGACAAGGATGGCGATTTTCCTGGTTTTGATAGTATTTTTCACATTACGTTCACTGCGTTCCTGGCTCAAATTTGGCGATTCTTTAGCTACAGGAGAACCTCCTTTCTGTGCCGGAGCAGAGACACCGACCCCTTTTGCGATCTCTACTGCCAGGTCGCCATCGACGTTATTGAACATATCAACAACTGCCTGCCTGATTTTCTTGTCCTTGACCTTTCCTATTTCGAAATGGAAAGCCTCTATAATATGTTCTTTTTCAGGTTTCGACATGCTGTTCCAGAATAATTTTGCCTGGCTGAAAAAATCTTTGAACTTTTCGCTGCGGGAACGGATTATCTTGCCTTCCACTTTTTCCATATAATGGACATAACCGCCTTCTTCTGCAGAAGCTGGCCTTGGCTTGCCATCTCCTACAGTATTCGGGAAATAACTCGTTTTGCCCTTGTTTATTGTCATACGGTTATATCCTTCCCTCTGATTGTTAGCCACCGGTGCTAGCGCCCGATTAACTGGAATCTCCTGGAAGTTAGGACCTCCAAGGCGGATCAGTTGTGTATCAAGATACGAGAAAAGCCGTCCCTGCAGGAGAGGGTCATTGGAAAAGTCAATTCCCGGAACCACATTCGCAGGGCAAAACGCAACCTGCTCGGTCTCAGCAAAGAAATTATCAGGGTTGCGGTCCAGGGTCATTTTCCCTATCCATTTTATTGGTACATCCTCTTCCGGCCATAACTTTGTAGGGTCGAGAATATCAAAGTCAAATTTGAATTCATCCTCTTCCTCCAGGATCTGCACCCCTAACTCAAACTCAGGATAGGCTCCCATCTCAATGGCATCCCAGAGATCACGACGGTTAAAATCAGGGTCTTTTCCTGCTATTTTCTGAGTTTCGTCCCAGACAAGGGAATGAATTCCAAGCATGGGCTTCCAGTGGAATTTTATAAACCTGCCCTTACCTTCGGCATTGACAAAACGGAAGGTGTTAACCCCAAAACCCTCCATCATCCGGTAGCTTCTTGGAAGTGCACGGTCTGAAAGAACCCACATGATCATATGCGCATTTTCATGGTGGCATGACACAAAGTCCCAGAAAGTATCATGCGCTGCAGAAGCCTGGGGAATCTGGTTATCCTGCTCAGGCTTGATCGCATGAACCAGGTCGGGAAACTTTATTGCATCCTGAATGAAAAAAACAGGCATGTTGTTGCCGACAAGGTCATAGTTTCCGTCCTCAGTGTAGAATTTAACAGCAAAACCCCGGACATCCCTGACAGTATCTGCCGAGCCCCTGAACCCTACAACGGTAGAAAAACGAACAAAAACCGGGGTTTTTTTATTAGGGTCCTGCAGGAATTTCGCACTTGTATATTCTGTTATGGGTTCATATACCTGGAAAAAACCATGCGCACCTGAGCCTCTGGCGTGAACGACTCTTTCAGGAATTCTTTCATGGTCAAAATGAGTTAATTTTTCTCTGAAGTGAAAGTCCTCAAGAAGGGTGGGTCCTCTTTCTCCTGCTTTGAGTGAGATGTCCGTATTATTTACCCTGACTCCCTGATTTGTAGTTAAAAACTCACGTTCCGGATCTTCATGGAACTTTTCCAACTGCTCCTCTTTGCTTTTTTCGTTAATCATCTTTTTATCCATATACAGTTATCCTCCCAGTTTATATAGTCCAGATTATTCGGTGCTGGAGCCCATAGTTTATACAAGAATTCAATAAGCATGGACTATCTACGATTCAGGTTCTGATGGAAGCAAAGGCGAGTAGCAACATAGCTCAGTGTAAGCAGTACCTGTGTTTGAGAAATCCCATTTAAGAGATACAGGAAAAAGCAGGCTCAGACCAGATGTACACTCCGGATTCAAAAAGCCTGCCAGGACCAGAAACTCAGCTTAAAGCTTACATTTGAGTACATTTCTATATACCCAACTCCCCATTCCTAGAATGTCCTATTATTATATGAGTTTTTTTATAAATACAACAATTTCTTTATAGAGAAAAAGGGTTCTGGTCCAGTTAGAAACGGGCAAGCAGGAGGAATAGAGAAATTAAAAAATGGGAAATTTCATTATTAAGAACTTATACTAAAAGCTGCAGAAATTCTCATAATTTGTCGCATCTCAAGGACAGCTGTGGAAAAACTCATTAAAAACAGAAGATGTTGACCAGTGCAAGTTAATATAAATTTAATTTAGAAAAAGAGGATCATAAGACATGACCGAGTATGTGCATGGTTATTCGGAAAGAGAGGCTCTCCGCCTTTCAGTACAGGCTGAAACACTTGAAAAACTTCTCCACCATGACACCGTATATCCACCCGGAGCAAAAGTGCTAGAAGCCGGCTGCGGAATAGGAGCCCAGACTGTAATCCTGGCAAAAAACAACCCTGATGCGGAAATTACTTCGATTGACATTTCCCCGGAATCCCTTGAAAAAGCCAGGGAAAATACTGAAAAAAATGGGATTAAAAATGTTAAATTCCTGCAGGCAAATATTTTTTCTCTTCCTTTTGAAGACAGCAGTTTTGACCACATTTTTGTCTGTTTCGTGCTTGAGCACCTGCAAAGCCCGGAAGAAGCCTTAAAAAGCCTGAAGAAAGTCCTCAAGCCCGGAGGTACGATTACAGTGATCGAAGGAGACCATGGGTCCTGCTACTTCCATCCTGAAGGAAAAAAAGCCATTGAAGCCTGGAACTGTCTCATCCGGGTTCAGGCTTACATGAAAGGAAACTCCCTGGTCGGCCGCCAGATTTACCCCCTTCTTCAGGAGTCCGGGTTTGAAAAAATAAGAGTGGAGCCAAGAATGGTTTATATAGATTCCAGCAAACCCGAACTTGTGAACGGCTTCATCCTGAAAACCATCATCCCTATGGTAGAAGGCGTAAAAGAACAGTCCCTGAAAATGCAGATAATTAAAGAAGAAGAATGGGAAAAAGGAATAGAAGAACTCCATAAGACTGCAGAACACGGAGGAACCTTCTGCTATACTTTCTTTAAAGGATGGGGGACAAAATGAGAACCTAACTTGAGATGGATATCTATCTTAAAAATTCAAAGAGAAAGATGGGCCTGTTTTCAGGACACATTCTTCCAGAATACTTGCAAAAACCGATTCTCTGAGAGAATTGTAATATCAATTCCTTTTTCTATGATCAATTCCTTTTTCGATGATCAATTCCTTTTTCGATGAATTCCGGGCATGCAGGATGGTAATGGATGAATGGCTGAGATAAATACCATAACAGCCCGGAGAAAAACCTGCAGTCCAATATAATACTTACATACTGTGGTTCCGGTTTTTAAGGCGACTGCATGACCCATTTTTGATTTTGAGGGGATCATTTCCCAAATAATTTAACAACCTCTTTTAGCATCTGACTGACAGGAATTTTTTGAGGGCACTTTTCTTCACACTGTCCGCATTCCGTACAGTTTGAAGCCTGTCCTTCAAGGCCGCTGTACAGAGCTTTTTCTCCTTCTGCGTTATCAAACATTTCAGCATTATTGAGGTACTTGAAATTCTCAGGGATATTCACTCCTGAAGGGCAGGGCATACAATACCGGCATCCGGTACAGTTAACCCTGGTCTTTGACATGTAGATTTTTTTTACACGCGAAATGAGCTCTCTTTCCCTCTCAGTCAGGGAGTCCGGAAGACCTCCAGACGCGAATTTTACGTTATCTTCAACATGTTTTATCTCAGACATCCCGCTAAGTACCACAGCTATTTCCGGATAGTCCCACAGATATCGAAGGCTCCATTCAACAGGGCTTCTCTGTATATCAGCAGAATCCCAGATTTCCTGAATTTCAGGTGGCATCCCTGAGACAAGGTAACCCCCTCGCATGGGCTCCATAATAACTATACCAAGGCCCTTTGACGCGGCATACATCAAACCGTCTTTTCCTGCCTGGAAATTTTCATCCATAAAGTTGTACTGTATCTGACATAGAGTCCACGGGTAGAATCGACTATTTCCTTAAACAATTCA
This window of the Methanosarcina mazei S-6 genome carries:
- a CDS encoding cation diffusion facilitator family transporter, producing MPGKNSTSNLHNEKNAPEESRKQNHKHKELFNSHFSSHFLSHIFSHTYSHIHSYEHSHFHEHSHGHSHTHGRVDPSITTTSKGLWAVKWSFIGLMITAVLQIFIVYISGSVALLADTIHNFGDASTAIPLAIAFSLARKKPSKRFSYGYGRAEDLAGVIIVILILFSAAVAGYESLTRFLNPQPVDHLQAVALAAIIGCIGNEIVAEFRMKVGKEIGSAALIADGYHARVDGFTSLAVLLGAIGVWSGFPVLDPLIGMLITIAILKIVLDSSKLVFTRLLDGVEPEVLDKVKDIAESVDGVCEVTDLRVRWIGHRLHAEINASVDPSLSVEEGHEIANAVREKLLENFSYLSGTTIHVDPLTASGECCHCVPAGPEKRKGKQKRILNVYPG
- a CDS encoding catalase, whose amino-acid sequence is MDKKMINEKSKEEQLEKFHEDPEREFLTTNQGVRVNNTDISLKAGERGPTLLEDFHFREKLTHFDHERIPERVVHARGSGAHGFFQVYEPITEYTSAKFLQDPNKKTPVFVRFSTVVGFRGSADTVRDVRGFAVKFYTEDGNYDLVGNNMPVFFIQDAIKFPDLVHAIKPEQDNQIPQASAAHDTFWDFVSCHHENAHMIMWVLSDRALPRSYRMMEGFGVNTFRFVNAEGKGRFIKFHWKPMLGIHSLVWDETQKIAGKDPDFNRRDLWDAIEMGAYPEFELGVQILEEEDEFKFDFDILDPTKLWPEEDVPIKWIGKMTLDRNPDNFFAETEQVAFCPANVVPGIDFSNDPLLQGRLFSYLDTQLIRLGGPNFQEIPVNRALAPVANNQREGYNRMTINKGKTSYFPNTVGDGKPRPASAEEGGYVHYMEKVEGKIIRSRSEKFKDFFSQAKLFWNSMSKPEKEHIIEAFHFEIGKVKDKKIRQAVVDMFNNVDGDLAVEIAKGVGVSAPAQKGGSPVAKESPNLSQERSERNVKNTIKTRKIAILVADGYDHKDLSQAMQALEAGGAKADIISKFQGMLKSSDGQEIEVDKNYRTTESVLYDAVYIPGGKENVETLKKHGDAIHFVNEAFRHCKPLGATGEGVELFKAAHLPDIKLAGKSSADKVVSDKGVVTARNEGDRSSFNESFTIAIAQHRHWNREKKEQVPA
- a CDS encoding class I SAM-dependent methyltransferase; protein product: MTEYVHGYSEREALRLSVQAETLEKLLHHDTVYPPGAKVLEAGCGIGAQTVILAKNNPDAEITSIDISPESLEKARENTEKNGIKNVKFLQANIFSLPFEDSSFDHIFVCFVLEHLQSPEEALKSLKKVLKPGGTITVIEGDHGSCYFHPEGKKAIEAWNCLIRVQAYMKGNSLVGRQIYPLLQESGFEKIRVEPRMVYIDSSKPELVNGFILKTIIPMVEGVKEQSLKMQIIKEEEWEKGIEELHKTAEHGGTFCYTFFKGWGTK
- a CDS encoding aldo/keto reductase codes for the protein MDENFQAGKDGLMYAASKGLGIVIMEPMRGGYLVSGMPPEIQEIWDSADIQRSPVEWSLRYLWDYPEIAVVLSGMSEIKHVEDNVKFASGGLPDSLTERERELISRVKKIYMSKTRVNCTGCRYCMPCPSGVNIPENFKYLNNAEMFDNAEGEKALYSGLEGQASNCTECGQCEEKCPQKIPVSQMLKEVVKLFGK